One window from the genome of Andrena cerasifolii isolate SP2316 chromosome 3, iyAndCera1_principal, whole genome shotgun sequence encodes:
- the Phkgamma gene encoding phosphorylase kinase gamma isoform X3 → MKDATLQEVQILRRVAGHHYIIELHDVFESSTFIFLIFEICKNGELFDYLTSVVTLSEKKTRYIMRQVFEGVQHIHNQGIVHRDLKPENILLDDNLNVKITDFGFARVLKVGDKLYDLCGTPGYLAPEVLKCNMFENAEGYGYEVDVWACGVIMFTLLVGCPPFWHRKQMVMLRNIMEGKYTFTSPEWADITEAPKDLIRKLLVIDPRKRISIKEALEHTFFHTVLWDQDIAPLKRSLSSNSRRLSRISQLALELKAKSFNARKRFQLAIICVRAVVRIKRLHTTPEPLSTHVACTDPYRIKVLRKVIDGCAFRVYGHWVKKGEGQNRAALFENTPKTELKHLYVSNLSR, encoded by the exons TACAGGAAGTGCAAATCCTTCGTAGAGTGGCCGGCCATCATTATATTA TCGAATTGCACGATGTCTTCGAATCTAGTACATTCATCTTTTTAATATTCGAAATCTGTAAGAACGGAGAATTATTCGACTACCTCACGTCTGTTGTTACTCTTTCCGAGAAAAAGACACGCTACATTATGAGACAAGTGTTCGAAGGAGTTCAGCATATACATAATCAAGGAATTGTACATAGAGATTTGAAGCCAGAGAACATATTGCTGGACGACAATCTGAATGTAAAGATAACAGATTTCGGTTTCGCTAGAGTATTGAAAGTAGGAGATAAATTATATG ATCTCTGCGGTACTCCTGGGTACTTGGCGCCGGAGGTGCTGAAGTGCAATATGTTCGAAAATGCAGAAGGCTATGGCTATGAAGTCGACGT atGGGCCTGTGGGGTAATTATGTTTACTTTGCTAGTTGGTTGCCCACCTTTTTGGCACAGGAAGCAGATGGTCATGCTTAGGAATATTATGGAAGGGAAATATACGTTTACATCCCCGGAATGGGCAGACATAACAG AAGCCCCAAAAGATCTGATAAGAAAGTTACTAGTCATTGATCCTAGGAAAAGGATTTCTATCAAAGAAGCGTTGGAGCATACGTTTTTTCATACAGTG CTGTGGGATCAAGACATCGCTCCTCTAAAACGTTCACTATCATCTAATTCGCGGCGTCTGAGTAGGATATCTCAGTTAGCTTTG GAGTTAAAGGCAAAATCATTTAATGCAAGAAAAAGATTCCAGTTAGCTATCATTTGTGTTCGTGCAGTGGTACGTATCAAACGGCTTCATACGACACCTGAACCTCTTTCGACTCACGTGGCATGCACCGATCCTTATAGGATCAAAGTTCTGCGAAAG GTAATCGATGGTTGTGCATTCAGAGTGTATGGTCATTGGGTGAAGAAAGGGGAAGGACAAAATCGAGCTGCCCTGTTCGAAAACACACCAAAGACGGAATTGAAGCACCTTTATGTTAGTAATCTGAGCAGATAA